TCGCTTGCAAGGCACTGAAGTTGGCGATCGCATCTCCTATGTTAAACTCGACGGACTCACCTTAGACGGCATCGCACCCAACAGTCTCGACGTTTGTTTCTGCTACGATACCATGGTTCATATCGAACCGAGAGATATCTACAACTACCTCGTCCAAATTCCCCCGCTCATGCGCGGCAAACGTCTCTGCCTTTTCCATCATAGTAACATTCTTTCGCCTCTCGGTTGGGAGAAATTTCTCAACGACTATCCCCATAATCTCCTCGGCAAACGAGATGGCACGGCTTTCTCAATTATGACTAATGAAATTATGGAAAAATTCCTCACCAGCTTAGGCTATGAAATTCTCTGGAAAAATACGGAATTAGTCCCCAGAGACTGTATCTGGTTGTGTCGCGCGCCCGAATGCCAATAATTTCTTCCTCGACTCGTTTGCTTGACAAAAATTATCCATGCGAATCTTATTTTTACATCCCAACTTTCCCGCTCAATTTCGCCATCTCGCCCATTACTTTGGCAGCGATCCCAATAACCAAGTTCTCTATCTAACCAAGAACGAACGACCGGAATGGGTAATTCCTGGAGTGCGCAAAGTTCTGTTCAACCCCAGTCGCGAACCTCGTCCCGAAACCCATCACTACGTGCGTCCGTTTGAAAGCGCCATTCTCTACGGACAAAGCGTTTATCGTGCGGCAGAACAACTACGGGCGGAAGGATTTATTCCCGATGTAATTTACGGACATTCCGGATGGGGGCCCACTTTATTTTTGAAAGAAGTCTTTCCGGAAAGTCCATTAATTTGTTATTACGAATGGTTCTATCACGCGCGCGGCTCGGATGCCGATTTCGACCCTTCCGACTCTTTAAGTGCCGACGATTTATGTCGGATTCGGGTGAAAAATGCCTCAATTTTACAAGACTTATATACCTGCGACTGGGGAGTTTGCCCGACGCAATGGCAAAAATCCCAATTCCCTAGGGAATATCAAAGTAAATTATCGGTTATTTTTGATGGAATTGACACGGATTATTTTGTTCCCAATCCCGGAGTTCCCCTCAAGTTTTCTGGAGATGGATATCCGAATAATGTGCCTTCTCTCGACTTATCCGGAGTAGATGAAATCGTAACCTATGTGGCGCGGGGAATGGAAACCTATCGCGGATTTCCGCAGTTCATGGAGTCCATTGTTTATCTACAAGAGCAACGTCCCAATTGTCATGTGGTGATTGTGGGTGCCGATCGCGTTTGCTACGGTAAATCTTTACCCAATGGCAAGTCCTATAAAGAAGACATGCTGGAGAAATTAACCCTCGATATGTCTCGGGTACACTTTACCGGTCCTTTGCCTTACGGACTGTATCGGCAAGTAATTCAAGCCTCGTCTGTCCATGTTTATCTAACCCGACCTTTTGTTTTATCCTGGTCGATGATGGAGTCTTTGTCTACCGGATGTTTGATTTTAGGTTCGGATACGCCACCGGTGCGCGAGATGATTCGCGAGGGAGAAAATGG
This is a stretch of genomic DNA from Roseofilum casamattae BLCC-M143. It encodes these proteins:
- a CDS encoding glycosyltransferase family 4 protein, producing MRILFLHPNFPAQFRHLAHYFGSDPNNQVLYLTKNERPEWVIPGVRKVLFNPSREPRPETHHYVRPFESAILYGQSVYRAAEQLRAEGFIPDVIYGHSGWGPTLFLKEVFPESPLICYYEWFYHARGSDADFDPSDSLSADDLCRIRVKNASILQDLYTCDWGVCPTQWQKSQFPREYQSKLSVIFDGIDTDYFVPNPGVPLKFSGDGYPNNVPSLDLSGVDEIVTYVARGMETYRGFPQFMESIVYLQEQRPNCHVVIVGADRVCYGKSLPNGKSYKEDMLEKLTLDMSRVHFTGPLPYGLYRQVIQASSVHVYLTRPFVLSWSMMESLSTGCLILGSDTPPVREMIREGENGLLVDFFSPKEIAKRVGEVLDHPNRMAELRQNARQFIVDNYALKSLLPQHVKIVENIANRQFPSSATDGFTPQMQEYMKNGDDRTVNRAVKGKKKKKKSKGFAL